In Dama dama isolate Ldn47 chromosome 20, ASM3311817v1, whole genome shotgun sequence, a single window of DNA contains:
- the CDKN2C gene encoding cyclin-dependent kinase 4 inhibitor C, giving the protein MAEPWGNELASAAARGDLEQLTSLLQNNVNVNAQNGFGRTALQVMKLGNPEIARRLLLRGANPDLKDRTGFAVIHDAARAGFLDTLQTLLEFQADVNIEDNEGNLPLHLAAKEGHLPVVEFLVKHTACKVGHRNHQGDTACDLARLYRRNEVVSLMEGNRAEGAANLQ; this is encoded by the exons ATGGCCGAGCCTTGGGGGAACGAGTTGGCGTCCGCAGCTGCCAGGGGGGACCTAGAGCAACTTACTAGTTTGTTGCAAAATAATGTAAACGTCAATGCACAAAATGGATTTGGAAGGACTGCGCTGCAG gTTATGAAACTTGGAAATCCGGAGATTGCCAGGAGACTACTACTTAGAGGTGCTAATCCCGATTTGAAAGACCGAACTGGTTTCGCTGTCATTCACGATGCGGCCAGAGCAGGTTTCCTGGACACTTTACAGACTTTGCTGGAGTTTCAAGCTGATGTTAACATCGAGGATAATGAAGGGAACCTGCCCTTGCACTTGGCTGCCAAAGAAGGCCACCTCCCCGTGGTGGAGTTCCTTGTGAAGCATACGGCCTGCAAAGTGGGGCATCGGAACCATCAGGGGGACACCGCCTGCGACTTGGCCAGGCTCTACCGGAGAAACGAGGTCGTTAGCCTGATGGAGGGAAACCGGGCGGAGGGAGCTGCGAATCTGCAATGA